The following are encoded in a window of Mycobacterium decipiens genomic DNA:
- a CDS encoding GntR family transcriptional regulator, producing MLSVKLDLDAADLQIARGSVPASTQLAEALQAQIVQQRLPSGARLPSERELIERSGLSRVTVRAAVGMLERQGWLVRRQGLGTFVADPVKQELSCGVRTITEVLLDSGVTPQVDVLFQHRDAAPKPIAEALGLPEVVCIRRRVRAGDEPLALVTAYLPPGLGQAVEPLLSGGPSTETTYTMWEHGLGVQIARATHEIHAAGASSEVAAALDIAVGSPVLVLERTSYGTDDKPLEVVVFHYRPERYRFSVTLPRTIPGPSAGIIAR from the coding sequence ATGTTGTCTGTCAAGCTGGATTTGGACGCTGCTGATTTGCAGATCGCCCGTGGCAGTGTGCCGGCCAGCACCCAGCTAGCCGAGGCACTGCAGGCACAGATCGTCCAGCAGCGGCTGCCCAGCGGCGCGCGCCTACCCAGCGAGCGGGAGCTGATCGAGCGCTCCGGATTGAGCCGGGTGACCGTACGTGCGGCAGTCGGGATGCTGGAGCGACAGGGGTGGCTGGTTCGCCGCCAGGGTCTAGGCACGTTCGTCGCCGACCCGGTGAAACAGGAACTGAGCTGCGGGGTGCGCACGATCACCGAGGTGTTGTTGGACTCGGGCGTCACCCCGCAGGTGGATGTGCTGTTCCAGCACCGCGATGCCGCACCCAAACCGATCGCCGAGGCGCTGGGCCTTCCGGAGGTGGTGTGTATTCGGCGGCGTGTCCGCGCCGGTGACGAGCCCCTGGCCCTGGTCACCGCGTACCTGCCGCCGGGGCTGGGCCAGGCCGTCGAGCCGCTACTGTCGGGTGGACCGAGCACCGAAACCACCTACACGATGTGGGAGCACGGGCTGGGCGTTCAGATCGCCCGTGCCACCCACGAAATCCATGCAGCGGGCGCATCCAGCGAGGTGGCGGCGGCGTTGGATATCGCGGTGGGCTCACCGGTGTTGGTGCTCGAACGCACTAGCTACGGCACCGACGACAAGCCGCTCGAGGTGGTCGTATTCCACTACCGCCCCGAGCGGTACAGGTTCTCGGTCACGTTACCGCGGACAATTCCTGGACCGAGCGCCGGAATTATTGCGAGGTGA
- a CDS encoding putative quinol monooxygenase gives MSRSIAVIARLTPRPEARTVLRGLLDGMIHQSRLEDGCRSYDLYESADGGELVLFERYRSRNALDEHRRSAHYLRYRAQVAELLTQPVAVTELAPLDEASA, from the coding sequence ATGTCACGATCAATCGCGGTGATCGCTCGGTTAACGCCCAGGCCGGAAGCCAGGACGGTCTTGCGTGGCTTGCTGGACGGAATGATCCACCAATCGCGGCTCGAAGACGGGTGCCGCAGCTACGACCTTTACGAGAGCGCCGACGGTGGCGAGCTGGTGCTGTTCGAGCGTTACCGCAGCCGCAACGCTCTGGACGAGCACCGTCGTTCGGCGCACTATCTGAGGTACCGGGCGCAGGTCGCCGAATTGCTGACCCAGCCGGTCGCAGTGACCGAGCTCGCCCCGCTCGACGAGGCTTCCGCCTAG
- a CDS encoding acyl-CoA dehydrogenase family protein, with product MLRWTEEQMMYRRAVRQFVEKVVAPAREALEFEGLPPYDILRRFYKEFGVGESAMQRFEASLSGGPRPPRNAAEKLIPLVEFARWCPGLAVALGTSIDLTAGAILRAGTLEQKRRWVPDLLTLKKIGAWAITEPGSGSDAYGGMRSTASPVDGGYLLNGSKTFISNGPYADTLVFICKLDDGSGTPHRQRPILTFVLDSGMPGLVQSKPLRKMGQHSSPTGELHLQDVFVEADRLLPGPEPATDIPEPKNRGSSGATSTFAMERASIAASALGIIERCLELSVDYARTRVQFGKPIGDFQLIQLKLAKMEVARLNTENLLLQYMAMADAGVRPSLAEASAVKLYAGQAAMEVALDAVQVFGGNGYMSENHVEQLCRDAKVLQIYGGTDEIQVRTIARDLIAARG from the coding sequence ATGTTGCGTTGGACCGAGGAACAGATGATGTACCGGCGGGCGGTACGACAGTTCGTGGAGAAGGTGGTGGCCCCGGCGCGGGAGGCGCTGGAGTTCGAGGGGTTGCCGCCATACGACATCTTGCGGCGCTTCTACAAAGAATTCGGTGTTGGCGAGAGCGCAATGCAGCGGTTCGAGGCGTCGCTTTCGGGTGGTCCCAGACCACCCCGCAATGCGGCTGAAAAGCTGATCCCGCTAGTCGAATTCGCCCGATGGTGCCCCGGGCTCGCGGTGGCTCTCGGGACGAGCATCGACCTGACCGCGGGCGCCATCCTGCGCGCAGGGACGCTAGAACAGAAGCGCCGCTGGGTTCCCGACCTGCTGACGCTGAAAAAGATCGGCGCCTGGGCAATCACCGAGCCCGGATCGGGATCCGATGCCTACGGCGGGATGCGCTCGACCGCAAGCCCCGTCGACGGTGGCTACCTGCTCAACGGGAGCAAGACGTTCATCAGCAACGGTCCTTATGCCGACACACTGGTGTTCATCTGCAAGCTGGACGATGGCTCGGGCACCCCGCACCGGCAGCGGCCCATCCTTACCTTTGTCTTGGACAGCGGCATGCCCGGGTTGGTGCAGAGCAAACCATTGCGCAAGATGGGTCAACACTCGTCACCGACCGGCGAACTGCACCTGCAGGACGTCTTCGTCGAAGCCGACCGATTGCTGCCCGGACCCGAACCTGCCACTGACATCCCGGAACCCAAGAACAGAGGCAGTTCCGGAGCCACTTCAACCTTCGCGATGGAGCGCGCCAGCATCGCCGCGTCGGCGTTGGGCATCATCGAACGCTGCCTGGAACTGTCGGTCGACTATGCCCGCACACGGGTCCAGTTCGGTAAGCCGATCGGCGATTTCCAGCTGATCCAGCTCAAACTCGCCAAGATGGAGGTCGCGCGCCTCAACACGGAAAACCTGCTGCTGCAGTATATGGCGATGGCGGATGCCGGAGTGCGACCCAGCCTGGCCGAGGCCTCGGCTGTGAAGCTCTATGCCGGTCAGGCCGCGATGGAGGTCGCCCTTGATGCTGTGCAGGTGTTCGGTGGCAACGGCTACATGTCGGAGAACCACGTCGAACAGCTGTGCCGCGACGCCAAGGTGCTCCAGATCTACGGTGGGACCGACGAGATCCAGGTCCGCACCATCGCCCGCGACCTGATCGCCGCGCGCGGCTAA
- a CDS encoding MarR family winged helix-turn-helix transcriptional regulator gives MAGDHELDAPPWRRVDGTLMATARGVRKAYDHVLADVGLTLPEASLLAYLDEIEPQSQTQLARRLGSGRAVMGDRIDTLEARGAVSRQPDPNDRRVWLVHITDTGQQLVATINELDRVLREQLRAGLSREDRHRLAAILIQIQQNLVAIAAANGTDMEDQ, from the coding sequence ATGGCCGGGGATCACGAACTTGACGCGCCGCCATGGCGTCGGGTCGACGGCACCCTGATGGCCACCGCGCGCGGCGTCCGCAAGGCCTATGACCACGTCTTGGCCGATGTCGGACTGACTCTGCCTGAGGCCAGCCTGCTGGCGTACCTGGACGAGATCGAGCCGCAATCGCAGACCCAACTGGCACGACGGCTCGGTTCGGGACGAGCGGTGATGGGAGATCGCATCGATACCCTGGAGGCCAGGGGTGCCGTCTCGCGTCAGCCCGACCCCAACGATCGCCGGGTCTGGCTGGTGCACATCACCGACACGGGCCAGCAGCTGGTGGCCACCATCAACGAACTCGACCGCGTTCTGCGCGAACAACTTCGAGCGGGTCTATCCCGCGAGGACCGACATCGCCTGGCAGCCATCCTGATTCAGATCCAACAGAATCTTGTCGCGATCGCGGCAGCGAATGGCACCGACATGGAGGACCAATGA
- a CDS encoding dihydrolipoyl dehydrogenase family protein: MTAAPQEQPPTATPDVVVLGAGPVGQNVADRARADGLRVAVVERELVGGECSYWACVPSKALLRPVIAISDARRVDGAREAVDGSIGVAGVFGRRDRYVSNWDDTGQADWVSGIGATLIRGHGRLNGPRRVVVSTSSGQHVALTARHAVVICTGSRPALPELPGIAEARPWTNRQATASSTVPDRLAIVGGGGVGVEMATAWQGLGASVTLLARGARLLPRMEPFVGELVGRGLAAAGVDVRVGVSVRGLRRPDPGGPVVLDLNSDLDGTALEVDEVLFATGRAPHTDDIGLQTVGLTPGSWLDVDDTCAVHGVEGGWLYAAGDVNHRALLTHQGKYQARIAGAAIGARAARRPLDTTPWGAHATTADQDAVPQAFFTDPEAAAVGLTSEQAAQTGHRVKTVDVEIGDVVTGAKLFADGYTGRARMVVDVDRGHLLGVTMVGPGATELLHSATIAVAGRVPIDRLWHAIPCFPTISELWLRLLEAYRDSVYLLV, encoded by the coding sequence ATGACAGCGGCCCCACAGGAACAACCACCAACGGCGACACCCGACGTGGTGGTGCTTGGCGCGGGACCTGTTGGACAGAATGTCGCTGACCGTGCCCGGGCCGACGGCCTGCGCGTCGCCGTGGTCGAACGCGAACTCGTCGGGGGTGAATGCTCGTATTGGGCATGTGTGCCCAGCAAAGCATTGTTGCGCCCGGTTATCGCCATCTCCGACGCCCGACGAGTCGACGGCGCACGCGAAGCGGTCGATGGTTCCATCGGCGTTGCCGGCGTCTTCGGCCGCCGCGACCGCTACGTGAGCAACTGGGACGACACCGGCCAGGCCGACTGGGTGAGCGGAATCGGTGCGACGCTAATCCGTGGTCATGGGCGGTTGAACGGTCCGCGCCGGGTCGTCGTTTCCACGTCGAGCGGCCAGCACGTGGCGCTAACGGCCCGGCATGCCGTCGTCATCTGCACCGGAAGCCGGCCCGCACTCCCCGAACTGCCCGGGATCGCCGAAGCCCGGCCATGGACCAATCGCCAAGCCACCGCCAGTAGTACGGTGCCCGACCGGCTGGCCATTGTCGGTGGCGGCGGCGTGGGCGTCGAGATGGCAACCGCCTGGCAAGGATTGGGCGCGTCGGTGACGCTGCTGGCTCGGGGGGCTCGGCTGCTGCCCCGAATGGAACCGTTTGTCGGCGAACTCGTCGGCCGGGGACTCGCCGCCGCCGGCGTCGACGTCCGCGTCGGAGTATCGGTACGCGGGCTCCGTCGACCCGATCCCGGTGGGCCGGTGGTCCTCGACCTGAACTCCGATCTCGATGGCACCGCGCTGGAGGTCGACGAGGTACTCTTCGCGACCGGCCGCGCACCGCACACCGACGACATCGGCCTACAGACAGTGGGACTGACGCCGGGCAGCTGGCTGGACGTCGATGACACCTGTGCCGTGCACGGTGTCGAGGGCGGGTGGCTCTATGCCGCCGGCGACGTCAATCATCGCGCCCTGCTAACCCACCAAGGCAAATACCAGGCCCGGATCGCCGGCGCCGCCATCGGCGCCCGTGCCGCCCGACGTCCGCTGGACACCACGCCGTGGGGCGCGCATGCGACCACCGCCGATCAGGACGCGGTGCCGCAGGCGTTCTTCACCGATCCCGAAGCCGCCGCGGTGGGACTGACCAGCGAACAGGCCGCGCAGACCGGTCACCGGGTGAAGACGGTCGACGTCGAAATCGGCGATGTCGTTACGGGAGCCAAGCTCTTCGCCGACGGATATACCGGTCGGGCGCGCATGGTGGTCGACGTCGATCGGGGCCACCTGCTGGGCGTGACCATGGTCGGCCCGGGCGCCACCGAGCTACTGCATTCGGCCACCATCGCCGTCGCCGGGCGAGTGCCCATCGATCGCTTGTGGCACGCCATACCATGCTTCCCGACGATCAGTGAACTGTGGCTGAGACTTCTTGAAGCCTATCGAGATTCGGTTTATCTGCTGGTGTAG
- a CDS encoding transglutaminase-like domain-containing protein — MNDIDQFLAPTEYLDADHPLICEKAAALVRGCGSDIERVGRIYLYVRDLPYDVLASFRYLARGQHRASDVIDHGVAFCMGKASSFVALCRAAGVPARIAFQTLQSTEKEFLSPQVRALWGAKPVRPFPWHSLGEAYLGRRWVKLDATIDAPTAARLGRPYRQEFDGITPIPTVEGNILRENGSFADYPTAVAQWYERIARSVLKALQSPEMHALVAADDELWAGPPIEFADATPRE; from the coding sequence ATGAACGACATCGATCAATTTCTCGCGCCCACCGAGTACCTCGACGCGGACCATCCACTCATTTGCGAGAAAGCGGCAGCCCTGGTGCGAGGCTGCGGATCAGATATCGAGCGGGTTGGACGGATCTACCTCTACGTGCGCGACCTGCCGTACGACGTCCTTGCATCTTTTCGCTACCTCGCACGGGGACAGCACCGCGCCAGCGACGTCATCGACCATGGGGTCGCCTTCTGCATGGGCAAGGCGAGCTCTTTTGTTGCCCTGTGCCGAGCCGCGGGCGTCCCCGCCCGCATCGCGTTCCAGACGCTGCAATCCACGGAGAAAGAATTTCTCTCCCCGCAAGTACGCGCTTTGTGGGGCGCCAAGCCGGTCAGACCCTTCCCGTGGCACTCCCTAGGCGAGGCCTACCTGGGCCGGCGATGGGTCAAGCTGGACGCCACCATCGACGCACCCACTGCCGCCCGCCTCGGCAGGCCCTACCGGCAGGAATTCGACGGCATTACCCCGATCCCGACGGTGGAGGGCAACATCCTGCGTGAAAACGGCAGTTTCGCCGACTACCCCACGGCAGTCGCGCAATGGTACGAGCGAATCGCCCGGTCGGTCCTGAAAGCGTTGCAGTCACCGGAAATGCACGCATTGGTAGCAGCCGACGACGAGCTGTGGGCCGGTCCCCCGATCGAATTCGCTGACGCCACTCCCCGAGAGTGA
- a CDS encoding TIGR03619 family F420-dependent LLM class oxidoreductase → MNAPHLGLILALTVNGLGVSTYRDMVAVSRSAEEYGFDSVWLCDHFLTTSPEDYAQDSGVGVGVGAHAAHRGARPRSLPLLECWTALTALARDTTRLRLGTSVLCNSYRHPSLLAKMAATLDVISEGRLDLGLGAGWFQREFDAYGIPFPPVRERVSALYESLQVIKAVWTQPNPTFSGDFYTLNGAICDPPPVQRPHPPLWIGGEGDRVQRIAAKSASGLNMRWWSPQQVVQRKPFLTQACESTGRDPNTLRLSVTVMLAPTHSSTDETRIRAEFASLPESGLIVGPPDRCVERIHEYQRCGVEYFLFTIPHVVQSEYLDVVGHEIIPLLK, encoded by the coding sequence ATGAATGCACCCCACCTGGGTCTCATTTTGGCCCTGACGGTTAATGGGCTGGGGGTAAGCACTTACCGCGATATGGTTGCCGTCTCCCGGTCCGCGGAGGAATACGGATTCGATTCCGTGTGGTTGTGCGACCACTTCCTCACGACAAGCCCGGAGGATTACGCACAGGATTCCGGCGTCGGCGTCGGCGTCGGCGCCCATGCGGCGCACAGGGGCGCGCGCCCCCGGTCGCTGCCCCTGCTTGAGTGCTGGACGGCATTGACTGCGTTGGCCCGCGACACCACCCGACTGCGGCTGGGCACCAGCGTGCTGTGCAACTCCTACCGCCATCCTTCGCTGCTGGCGAAGATGGCGGCCACCTTGGACGTAATCTCGGAGGGCCGTCTCGATCTGGGACTGGGTGCCGGCTGGTTTCAGCGCGAGTTCGACGCCTACGGGATCCCGTTTCCGCCTGTGCGCGAGCGGGTTTCCGCACTCTACGAGTCGCTCCAGGTGATCAAGGCGGTGTGGACCCAGCCGAACCCCACCTTCTCCGGTGATTTCTATACCTTGAACGGCGCCATCTGTGATCCGCCACCGGTCCAGCGGCCGCATCCGCCGTTGTGGATTGGCGGTGAGGGCGACCGTGTGCAACGCATCGCGGCCAAGTCCGCTTCGGGCCTGAACATGCGTTGGTGGTCACCGCAGCAGGTAGTCCAACGAAAGCCCTTTCTGACCCAGGCATGCGAGTCGACCGGGCGTGACCCGAACACCCTGCGGCTGTCGGTGACGGTCATGCTCGCACCCACCCACTCCAGTACGGACGAAACCCGAATTCGTGCTGAATTCGCGTCCCTCCCCGAGTCGGGGCTCATTGTCGGGCCCCCCGACAGGTGCGTAGAGCGCATCCACGAATACCAACGCTGCGGCGTCGAGTATTTCCTCTTCACTATTCCACACGTAGTGCAGTCCGAATATCTTGACGTTGTCGGCCACGAGATCATTCCACTGCTCAAATGA